The Sus scrofa isolate TJ Tabasco breed Duroc chromosome X, Sscrofa11.1, whole genome shotgun sequence genome has a segment encoding these proteins:
- the LOC100737657 gene encoding melanoma-associated antigen B10-like encodes MPRGQKSKQRAREKRRQAREDPGDLGLQRATAVSYTESIYRSGLDEKVVILVYYLLYKYQMKESITKGDMVRNIIQTYRNHFLEILKRASEHLEMVFGLDLKEVDPYRRIYVLVNKLDLSYNAKLSDDRGVPKTGLLMAVLGVIFTKGNRATEEQVWQILNVMGLYKGRKHFIFGEPRKLITKDLVQENYLEYRQVPDSDPPRYEFLWGPRAHAETSKMKVLEFVAKIHDTVPTAFPTWYEEALRDEEERAQARAAARARTAAIASARSKAMASCSSRPSKV; translated from the exons ATGCCTCGGGGTCAGAAGAGTAAGCAACGTGCCCGTGAGAAACGCCGCCAGGCCCGAGAGGATCCTGGGGATCTG GGTCTTCAGAGAGCTACAGCTGTTTCATACACTGAGTCCATCTACAGAAGTGGTCTAGATGAGAAGGTGGTTATATTGGTGTACTACCTGCTGTACAAATATCAAATGAAAGAGTCTATTACCAAGGGAGATATGGTGAGAAATATAATCCAGACATATAGAAATCACTTCCTTGAAATCCTCAAGAGAGCTTCTGAGCACCTGGAGATGGTCTTTGGCCTTGACCTGAAGGAAGTGGATCCTTATCGCCGCATCTATGTCCTTGTCAACAAGCTGGACCTAAGCTACAATGCAAAGCTGAGTGATGACAGAGGGGTTCCCAAAACAGGGCTGTTGATGGCTGTTCTGGGTGTGATATTCACGAAGGGCAACCGCGCCACCGAAGAGCAAGTCTGGCAAATATTGAATGTGATGGGGTTATATAAGGGGAGAAAGCACTTCATTTTTGGGGAGCCTAGGAAGCTCATCACCAAAGATTTGGTGCAGGAAAATTACCTAGAGTACCGCCAGGTGCCTGATAGTGATCCTCCTCGCTATGAGTTCCTGTGGGGTCCAAGAGCCCATGCTGAAACGAGCAAGATGAAAGTTCTAGAGTTTGTGGCCAAGATCCATGATACGGTCCCCACTGCTTTCCCCACCTGGTATGAGGAGGCTCTGAGAGATGAGGAAGAGAGagcccaagccagagctgcagccagggcTCGCACTGCTGCCATAGCCAGTGCACGCTCCAAGGCCATGGCCAGCTGTTCCTCCCGACCCAGTAAAGTCTGA